In Clostridium sp. DL-VIII, the following proteins share a genomic window:
- a CDS encoding M20 family metallopeptidase — MLILAEKTEEFLNMANQLQEKLVMYRHHLHSIPELDLRLPGTTAYVKEALESIGLKPTPVGESGLMVTIGGQRPGKVILIRADMDALPIKEETDLPFASSNGNMHACGHDMHTSMLLGAAEILKANEGKLLGTVKLMFQPGEETLHGAKMMLENGILENPKVDAAMMLHVMTGIPFPIGLFITPEAGGASSASSDWFEVIIQGKGAHGAMPNAAVDPLNVIAHLHLALQGIISHEISPTDSAVLTVGVMEGGTTNNVIPDTARIKGSVRTFDAVLREKIETRIREISTGIAKTFDAKAEVIYTRGCPEIKNDSELSRQMRTTIANTFGADSYIYLSQLIPGGKLMGSEDFSFVTQEVPSISVFINAGNSKEGYSYPMHHPKVIFSDDVLKKGAAAYAAFARDWLENN; from the coding sequence GTGTTAATTTTGGCTGAAAAAACTGAAGAATTTTTAAATATGGCCAATCAGTTACAGGAAAAATTGGTCATGTACAGACATCATCTTCATTCGATTCCGGAACTTGATCTAAGGTTACCTGGGACAACTGCTTATGTAAAAGAGGCGTTGGAGTCGATTGGCCTTAAGCCCACTCCCGTGGGAGAATCAGGCTTAATGGTAACCATCGGCGGACAACGCCCCGGGAAGGTGATTCTTATTCGTGCAGATATGGATGCGCTGCCAATTAAAGAAGAAACGGATCTTCCTTTTGCGTCATCCAACGGAAATATGCATGCATGCGGTCACGACATGCATACTTCAATGCTGCTAGGCGCTGCAGAGATACTAAAGGCAAATGAAGGAAAGCTTTTAGGAACGGTCAAACTTATGTTTCAGCCGGGCGAAGAAACCTTGCATGGTGCCAAGATGATGCTTGAAAATGGGATCCTCGAAAATCCTAAAGTGGATGCGGCAATGATGCTACATGTAATGACAGGAATTCCGTTTCCAATTGGATTATTTATTACGCCTGAGGCTGGAGGAGCGAGTTCAGCTTCTTCAGATTGGTTCGAAGTCATCATCCAAGGAAAGGGTGCACATGGAGCGATGCCTAATGCCGCAGTAGATCCATTAAATGTAATTGCTCACCTTCATCTGGCGCTACAGGGTATCATAAGCCATGAAATTTCTCCAACTGATAGTGCAGTTCTTACGGTTGGAGTAATGGAAGGCGGAACTACAAACAACGTGATTCCCGATACTGCCAGGATTAAAGGCAGCGTACGTACTTTTGACGCCGTATTGCGGGAAAAAATCGAAACCCGTATCCGGGAAATTTCCACAGGTATTGCGAAAACATTTGATGCAAAGGCAGAGGTGATTTATACCAGGGGCTGTCCCGAAATAAAAAATGACAGCGAGCTTAGCCGTCAAATGAGAACCACTATAGCAAACACTTTTGGTGCAGATTCCTATATCTATCTATCACAACTAATACCCGGTGGTAAATTAATGGGATCTGAAGACTTCTCATTTGTAACGCAAGAGGTGCCAAGTATCTCGGTGTTTATTAATGCAGGCAATTCCAAGGAGGGGTATAGTTACCCTATGCACCATCCAAAGGTAATATTCTCGGATGATGTGCTTAAGAAAGGTGCTGCCGCTTACGCGGCTTTCGCCAGAGATTGGCTTGAAAATAATTAA
- a CDS encoding L-serine ammonia-lyase, iron-sulfur-dependent, subunit alpha codes for MKSLTELYKIGSGPSSSHTMGPEKAARIFKTENEGAERFKVLIYGSLAKTGKGHMTDKAIIKALSPVPTEIEFITHADFILPHPNTIDFLDYKDGRQTTSMRVVSVGGGDIVIDGREEMLVPDIYKENTFAEISSLCKANNISLSEYIEQCEGKKIWDFLYEIWDAMKHSINEGLISTGVLEGGLNVERKAQFLYNQRHIDESPETRENRIVCAYAFAVSEQNAAGGTIVTAPTCGASGVVPAVLRYMQEKKNVTDEQIIRALAVGGLIGNLIKQNASISGAKCGCQGEVGTACSMASAALSELFGMGIDQIEYAAEVALEHHLGLTCDPICGLVQIPCIERNAVAAMRAINALSLANFLSNTRKISFDLVVQTMYETGLDMSSDYRETADGGLAKLYKIDI; via the coding sequence ATGAAATCATTGACAGAATTATATAAGATCGGCAGTGGGCCGTCCAGTTCCCATACAATGGGTCCGGAAAAAGCCGCTAGAATCTTTAAAACAGAAAATGAGGGCGCAGAACGCTTCAAGGTATTGATTTATGGTTCCCTTGCAAAAACGGGCAAGGGTCATATGACTGACAAGGCCATTATTAAGGCACTGTCACCAGTTCCAACTGAGATTGAATTTATTACTCACGCAGATTTTATTCTGCCTCATCCCAATACCATTGATTTTTTAGATTACAAAGACGGGCGGCAAACAACATCAATGCGTGTTGTAAGTGTCGGCGGCGGGGATATAGTTATCGATGGGCGTGAGGAAATGTTGGTACCGGATATATATAAGGAAAATACCTTTGCAGAAATCAGCAGCCTCTGTAAAGCAAACAATATCAGCCTAAGCGAGTACATCGAGCAGTGCGAAGGCAAAAAGATTTGGGATTTTCTCTATGAAATCTGGGATGCGATGAAGCATTCCATTAACGAAGGGCTTATATCCACAGGTGTTCTAGAAGGTGGTCTCAACGTAGAACGAAAGGCGCAATTTCTTTATAACCAGCGGCATATCGATGAGAGCCCGGAGACTCGTGAAAACAGGATTGTCTGTGCTTATGCTTTCGCTGTCAGCGAGCAGAATGCCGCCGGTGGTACAATCGTAACAGCCCCAACATGTGGCGCAAGCGGTGTGGTGCCGGCAGTGCTCCGTTATATGCAAGAGAAGAAAAATGTGACGGACGAACAGATCATACGGGCTCTGGCAGTTGGAGGTCTAATTGGCAACCTAATCAAGCAGAATGCATCCATCAGCGGTGCTAAATGTGGCTGTCAGGGGGAAGTTGGTACTGCTTGCTCCATGGCATCGGCAGCTCTTTCAGAGTTGTTTGGAATGGGTATCGACCAGATTGAGTATGCAGCGGAGGTCGCGTTGGAGCACCATTTGGGGTTAACCTGTGATCCAATCTGCGGACTTGTTCAGATCCCTTGCATAGAGCGGAACGCCGTGGCTGCGATGAGAGCTATCAATGCGCTGAGTCTGGCAAATTTCTTGTCAAACACCCGTAAGATATCGTTTGATCTGGTTGTACAGACTATGTATGAAACTGGCCTGGATATGAGCAGCGATTACCGCGAAACTGCAGATGGTGGGCTCGCCAAACTCTACAAAATAGACATCTAA
- a CDS encoding enoyl-CoA hydratase/isomerase family protein, giving the protein MIISGTGDKWVVGNPDVWNTKFMDWPKQKKLEQYHESLRLLENMIFCIDIPTIGAINGPGTHCEIASLCDITICTEDADFFDPHFIGGTPPGDGMILTLQNMIGFKKAAYYAYTGKNINGQTALELGIVSEVLPSEKLLPRAWELAEMIMQAPRSARHLTHSILSRPWKKALVSDQGFQLTHQMYDMAIDEEGVHERLTKMKGRLMGK; this is encoded by the coding sequence ATGATTATTTCTGGAACAGGGGATAAATGGGTAGTAGGAAACCCCGATGTCTGGAACACAAAATTTATGGATTGGCCTAAACAAAAGAAACTTGAACAATATCATGAATCACTAAGACTACTTGAAAATATGATATTCTGTATTGATATCCCTACAATCGGGGCGATAAATGGCCCTGGAACTCACTGTGAAATTGCATCTCTTTGCGATATTACGATTTGTACAGAAGACGCGGATTTTTTTGATCCACATTTTATAGGAGGCACACCTCCTGGAGATGGAATGATTCTTACATTGCAGAACATGATAGGTTTTAAGAAAGCAGCATACTATGCATACACTGGTAAGAATATTAATGGTCAAACAGCATTAGAGCTTGGTATAGTCAGTGAAGTGTTACCAAGCGAAAAGCTTCTTCCACGTGCTTGGGAACTTGCAGAGATGATAATGCAAGCACCTCGTTCAGCGAGACATCTTACTCATTCAATTTTATCACGTCCTTGGAAAAAAGCCTTAGTAAGTGATCAAGGGTTCCAACTTACTCATCAAATGTACGACATGGCCATTGATGAAGAAGGTGTTCATGAAAGATTGACAAAAATGAAAGGGCGCTTAATGGGCAAATAA
- a CDS encoding transcriptional regulator, protein MDGFVISGRLLYESIDKECLDTKVPTHILQDNETLLYRELFRLLLTEPGLDISRIYVDFAYIIDSFSEFQKYLTHQGKPIDSDNLFERVETMLENHITLWEENKIDLSITAFSHFVPELKKHGVRYILIRPTLENVKETISGIINEITILELKSRSAVVACLSIETAHPQSEEQLHELKVLAGRFLRNVNLPDTAQVSEGFVKLYTTYGNFIKITSNAQNCALLKYLEEYASDKVIIGWGSGHEYYQANENAVRAHRQANAFTGSCSFFINEDQKVIGPMQNMNVIQFSEKGDPAIMALAKRIGINNINLQKIMYYAEIMRTNKLSSEDVAQCLSITVRGANRILNKIEEKEYARTVFEKRDSGKGRPQKYYELLFLDSEGSLLEG, encoded by the coding sequence GTGGACGGATTTGTTATCAGCGGCAGGCTTCTTTACGAGTCAATAGATAAGGAATGTTTAGATACGAAAGTACCTACGCACATTTTGCAGGATAATGAAACCCTTCTTTACAGAGAACTATTTAGGCTGCTGCTTACTGAACCGGGGCTTGACATATCAAGAATTTATGTGGATTTTGCATATATTATCGATTCTTTCAGTGAATTCCAAAAGTATCTGACTCATCAGGGAAAGCCTATTGATAGCGATAATCTGTTCGAAAGAGTTGAAACAATGCTTGAAAACCATATAACACTGTGGGAAGAGAATAAAATAGACTTGTCGATTACGGCATTCAGCCACTTTGTTCCAGAACTAAAAAAACACGGGGTAAGGTATATCTTAATACGACCCACTTTGGAAAACGTTAAAGAAACCATAAGTGGGATCATCAACGAAATTACCATCCTCGAGCTCAAGAGCAGGAGTGCAGTTGTGGCATGCTTATCGATCGAAACGGCGCACCCACAGTCCGAAGAGCAACTTCATGAGCTGAAAGTGCTAGCCGGCAGGTTTCTGCGCAATGTGAATCTTCCAGATACGGCCCAAGTCTCGGAAGGCTTTGTCAAACTATACACCACCTACGGAAATTTTATAAAAATCACCTCTAATGCACAGAACTGTGCACTGTTGAAATATTTAGAAGAGTATGCAAGCGACAAGGTAATAATCGGATGGGGCTCTGGGCATGAATATTATCAGGCTAACGAAAACGCCGTCAGAGCTCACCGTCAGGCCAATGCCTTTACAGGCAGCTGCAGCTTTTTTATAAACGAGGATCAGAAGGTAATCGGACCAATGCAGAACATGAATGTTATACAGTTCTCTGAAAAGGGCGATCCAGCAATCATGGCATTGGCAAAACGCATTGGAATAAATAATATCAACCTACAGAAAATCATGTATTATGCAGAAATTATGAGAACAAACAAACTATCTTCTGAGGATGTCGCCCAATGCCTGTCCATCACCGTCAGAGGCGCAAACCGTATTCTTAACAAAATCGAAGAAAAAGAATATGCGAGAACTGTATTTGAAAAAAGAGACAGCGGCAAAGGAAGACCCCAAAAGTACTATGAGCTACTATTTCTCGACAGTGAGGGAAGCCTCTTAGAAGGATAA
- a CDS encoding CynX/NimT family MFS transporter produces the protein MNQLHNEHKKNLYSKRNTPIMLIIGIVFIAANLRSPLTAVGPLVNQIRGSLHISNTLAGMITTLPLFAFAGFSPFAPRLARKFGTKLVLLWSLIFLTFGIILRSLLGGVGLFLGTLILGLSISVGNVLIPSLIKREFSKQVGLITGIYTASMSLFGAIASGISVPVAAKSRFGWSGALSIWAALSFLSIIIWIPQIIHRKQEMSIDKGTIDNDIKTKVKDIHEEKNEIESINGDVINKVNLWKSTLAWQVSVYMGLQSMLLYCMVAWLPAILIQQGMNSDKAGWMLSLYQLVSLPVSFWGSVLAQRKANQRPLVIIASLCVLVGLLGIFLKWTGLIFLWMIMLGIGGTLTFCLAMIFFSSRTRNADEAARLSGMAQSIGYLLAAFGPMLFGFLHDASNSWELPLIVLIGASALCLFAGLGASRDLHIKYNC, from the coding sequence ATGAATCAATTACATAACGAACACAAAAAGAACCTATATTCAAAAAGAAATACACCAATAATGCTGATAATTGGAATTGTATTTATTGCAGCAAATTTACGTTCACCTTTAACAGCGGTTGGCCCGTTGGTCAATCAAATTCGTGGTAGCTTACATATTTCAAATACATTAGCAGGTATGATTACAACCCTTCCGTTATTCGCTTTTGCAGGGTTCTCACCTTTCGCTCCACGTTTGGCGCGAAAATTTGGCACTAAATTGGTGCTGCTTTGGTCACTTATTTTTCTGACTTTCGGAATTATATTACGTTCATTGCTTGGAGGGGTGGGACTATTTCTTGGAACATTAATCCTTGGATTGTCCATTTCTGTCGGCAATGTGCTAATACCCAGTCTAATCAAACGTGAATTTTCTAAACAGGTCGGTTTGATAACTGGCATCTATACTGCTTCTATGAGCCTTTTTGGGGCGATAGCATCCGGTATCAGTGTCCCTGTTGCGGCAAAATCGAGATTTGGATGGAGCGGAGCGTTAAGCATTTGGGCTGCACTTAGTTTCTTATCCATTATCATCTGGATACCTCAAATAATACATAGAAAGCAAGAAATGTCCATTGATAAAGGAACGATCGATAATGACATTAAAACAAAAGTAAAAGACATCCATGAAGAAAAAAATGAAATAGAGAGTATTAACGGAGATGTCATTAATAAAGTTAACTTATGGAAATCTACTTTGGCATGGCAGGTATCGGTATATATGGGATTACAGTCTATGCTACTCTATTGCATGGTTGCATGGTTGCCTGCTATTTTAATCCAGCAAGGTATGAATTCAGACAAAGCAGGATGGATGCTCTCCCTTTATCAATTGGTATCGCTCCCTGTATCATTTTGGGGTTCTGTCCTTGCTCAACGTAAAGCCAATCAACGTCCATTAGTTATCATTGCCTCTCTATGTGTTTTGGTGGGACTTTTGGGCATATTCTTAAAATGGACAGGGCTTATATTCCTATGGATGATTATGTTGGGCATTGGTGGAACACTTACTTTTTGCCTAGCTATGATATTTTTTAGTTCTCGTACAAGAAATGCAGATGAAGCGGCAAGATTGTCCGGCATGGCACAGTCAATCGGCTACCTACTCGCTGCTTTTGGACCGATGCTTTTTGGTTTTCTACATGATGCATCTAACAGCTGGGAATTACCACTTATTGTCTTAATCGGTGCTTCCGCGTTATGCTTATTTGCTGGACTGGGTGCATCACGCGATCTGCATATTAAGTACAACTGTTGA
- a CDS encoding enoyl-CoA hydratase/isomerase family protein — MIFSDKDLIKVLPLTRILPEIGLKITNNIKSKLGGIKMSENRMIGPTKFEEYSEKYKEFLSMTRRDGIIEVRLHTNGGPYEHNWEAHTAWSHAWSDIGRDPENEVMIISGTGDKWVVGNPDVWETKFMDWPKQKKLEQYHESLRLLENMIFCIDIPTIGAINGPGTHCEIASLCDITICTEDADFFDPHFIGGTPPGDGMILTLQNMIGFKKAAYYAYTGKNINGQTALELGIVSEVLPREKLLPRAWELAEMIMQAPRSARHLTHSILSRPWKKALVSDQGFQLTHQMYDMAIDEEGVLERLTKMKGRLMGK; from the coding sequence GTGATATTCTCGGATAAAGACTTAATAAAGGTGCTGCCGCTTACGCGGATTTTGCCAGAGATTGGATTGAAAATAACTAATAATATAAAATCAAAATTAGGAGGAATTAAAATGTCAGAGAACCGTATGATTGGACCAACAAAATTTGAAGAGTACTCAGAGAAGTACAAAGAGTTTTTATCAATGACCCGTCGTGATGGAATAATTGAAGTAAGATTGCACACCAACGGAGGACCATATGAACATAATTGGGAAGCCCATACTGCATGGTCTCATGCATGGTCAGATATTGGCCGTGACCCTGAAAATGAGGTAATGATTATTTCTGGAACAGGGGATAAATGGGTAGTAGGAAACCCAGATGTGTGGGAAACAAAATTTATGGATTGGCCTAAACAAAAGAAACTTGAACAATATCATGAATCACTAAGACTACTTGAAAATATGATATTCTGCATTGACATCCCTACAATCGGGGCGATAAATGGTCCTGGAACTCACTGTGAAATTGCATCTCTTTGCGATATTACGATTTGTACAGAAGACGCGGACTTTTTTGATCCACATTTTATAGGAGGCACACCTCCTGGAGATGGAATGATTCTTACATTGCAGAACATGATTGGTTTTAAGAAAGCAGCATACTACGCATACACTGGTAAGAATATTAATGGGCAAACAGCATTAGAGCTTGGCATAGTAAGTGAAGTGTTGCCACGCGAAAAGCTTCTTCCACGTGCTTGGGAACTTGCAGAGATGATAATGCAGGCACCTCGTTCAGCGAGACATCTTACTCATTCAATTTTATCACGTCCTTGGAAAAAAGCCTTAGTCAGTGATCAAGGTTTCCAACTTACTCACCAAATGTACGACATGGCTATTGATGAAGAAGGTGTTCTTGAAAGATTGACGAAAATGAAAGGGCGCTTAATGGGCAAATAA
- a CDS encoding MarR family winged helix-turn-helix transcriptional regulator: protein MDKFINNKHQIAYNSMDLAFALTDLDKKTRYFGTDVPIFHSEIHVIKAIAGHPGIHVGGLADILGVTKGAVSEILKKLERKALVIKEVDDLNLSRYSLSLTEKGKKAHSNHILYHSIINNMVEDELQNASEHELEFLSNFLSSLINKVKFFNENFDE from the coding sequence ATGGATAAATTTATAAATAACAAACATCAAATTGCATATAATTCTATGGACTTAGCGTTTGCCTTGACTGACCTTGATAAAAAGACTCGCTACTTCGGAACGGATGTACCGATTTTTCACTCTGAAATACATGTAATAAAGGCTATTGCCGGACATCCTGGCATTCATGTAGGTGGACTTGCCGATATTCTAGGAGTAACAAAAGGGGCTGTTTCTGAAATTCTCAAAAAGCTAGAGAGAAAGGCTCTGGTTATAAAAGAAGTTGATGATCTTAATTTATCTAGATATTCATTAAGTCTTACTGAAAAAGGTAAAAAAGCTCATAGCAACCATATTCTCTATCATTCTATTATAAATAATATGGTTGAAGATGAACTACAAAATGCCTCCGAACATGAATTAGAGTTTTTGTCAAACTTTTTGTCGAGCCTGATAAACAAGGTTAAATTTTTTAACGAAAATTTTGATGAATAA
- a CDS encoding enoyl-CoA hydratase/isomerase family protein: MSDRCMVGPTRFEEYSEKYKDFFIMTRRNGIIEVRFHTNRGPFQFDWPGQTAYGNVWSDIGRDPENEVMILTGTGDLWQIGNPEVWKTKFMDWPRNRKLEMYHESLRMIENMIYCIDIPTIGAINGTGSHWQLGTFCDITICAEGTEFFDAHYLGGIPPGDGIVLTFQNLLGIKRAAFYAYTGMNINAQSALDLGMVSEVLPREKLLSRAWELAEMIMKAPRSARHLTHSILSRPWKKALVSDQGFQLTRQLYDMSIDEEGVLERLIKIKGRFQGNER; the protein is encoded by the coding sequence ATGTCTGATAGATGTATGGTGGGGCCTACAAGGTTCGAAGAATACTCAGAGAAGTACAAAGACTTTTTCATAATGACCCGCCGTAACGGCATAATCGAAGTACGTTTTCATACTAATAGGGGACCGTTTCAATTTGACTGGCCGGGCCAAACCGCATATGGTAATGTATGGTCAGATATTGGCCGTGACCCTGAAAACGAGGTGATGATTCTTACGGGGACAGGGGATTTGTGGCAAATAGGAAATCCAGAAGTCTGGAAAACAAAATTTATGGATTGGCCGAGAAACCGTAAGCTGGAAATGTATCATGAATCCTTGAGAATGATTGAAAATATGATCTATTGCATCGACATTCCAACAATTGGGGCGATTAATGGTACAGGATCACACTGGCAACTGGGAACGTTTTGTGATATTACAATTTGTGCTGAAGGCACAGAATTTTTCGATGCACATTATCTTGGTGGTATACCTCCTGGAGATGGAATAGTTTTAACATTTCAAAATTTACTAGGGATTAAGAGAGCGGCATTTTACGCATACACAGGTATGAACATTAATGCTCAATCGGCATTAGACCTCGGTATGGTTAGTGAAGTACTGCCACGTGAAAAGCTTCTTTCACGTGCATGGGAACTCGCAGAGATGATAATGAAGGCACCTCGCTCTGCGAGACATCTTACTCATTCAATTTTATCTCGCCCTTGGAAAAAAGCCTTAGTCAGTGATCAAGGTTTCCAACTTACTCGCCAATTGTACGACATGTCCATTGATGAAGAGGGTGTGCTTGAGAGATTGATAAAAATCAAGGGACGTTTTCAGGGGAATGAAAGATAG